From the genome of Actinomycetes bacterium:
GAGCCGCTTCAGTTCGGCAAGCGCCGCTTCGGGGGTGAGGTGCCGATGCTCGGGGTGGAAGTCCTCCTCGGGGTCGACCAGGCCGCCCTGGACCCGCGCTTGGGCGTGCGCGATCGCGGTGTCGAGGCGGAAGTCGAAGGGGCAGGCCGCCACGGGGGCGGCGTGGAACCGGCGAAGGCCGCGGGCCAGCAGCGCAACCAGACGTTCAGGGTCGGCGGTCAGCTGGTCGTCGGTGGCGGGCCGCCCGGGCAGTCCCGCGGTCACCAGCCAGTCGACCTTGCCGTCGGTGCCGCAGTCGAGCACCTGCGGGACGGGCAGATGGGCCTTGGCCCATCGCATCCGAGCGCCCTCGTCGAGCGCGGGGGGGTAGTGTGCC
Proteins encoded in this window:
- a CDS encoding APH(3') family aminoglycoside O-phosphotransferase, coding for AHYPPALDEGARMRWAKAHLPVPQVLDCGTDGKVDWLVTAGLPGRPATDDQLTADPERLVALLARGLRRFHAAPVAACPFDFRLDTAIAHAQARVQGGLVDPEEDFHPEHRHLTPEAALAELKRLRPGAEDLVVCHGDYCPPNVLIADGEITGFVDLGELGVADRWWDLAVASWSITWNLGPGWEDLFLHAYGANRDPGRVAFYRLLYDLVS